TAGCCTGTCCCAGGGGGACGTATTGGACCTGACGGCGTTTGGCCTTGAGGGGGTGGATCAGATCCGCTGGCTTGATGGCGCGCGGGGGCGCGGGACACGGGATCTGTTGCAGATTGAGGGTGAGGATGGCTGGGTGAATGTCGCCATGGTTGATGATCGCGCAGAAGCTCTGACGCTGGATCAGATGATGGCTCAGGATGCTATTTTGTTCTAGACATATGTGTACATTACTCAGTTTACCCGGTGACCGCGGCCCAGCTTTCCCAGGGCAGGCTATCGCGCCCCAGTAGGGTAGGGAGCTGACGCAGGTCATCTGCGAAATAGGTCCGCAGCGTGGTGATATCGCTGTCCCGGAGGGGCGGCACTACATCCCGCATATTCTGGCTGTTGGCGCGCAGCAGCGCGGAGACGGGGCCGGTTGATTTTACCCGCGCCAAAGTATCCTCCAGCCCGATGTTGCGAAGCTGCTCACCGCCCGCGCGCAGCACCCGGCGCAGGGTCGGCAGGCGAGGGCGGTCACTCTCGTTCCGGCGTTCGTGCAGCACCGGTGAGACATGGCTGTCGTCCAGCCCGGCAAAGCGATAGACCTTCTGCGCGGCGGCAACCGGATCCGCGCTGATTTCCTCTGCCAGCATCACCAAGACACGGTCGCGGCCAAGGGCGGCCAGCCAGCGGCCCAGATGCTGGCTGTACAGCCCCTGTTCCAGATAGGCTGGATTGTTGGCCAGCCCTTCATGAAAGGGCAGGGGAGGGATATGCCCCTTGATCACCTCATGCAGGTGATTGGAGTAGGCACGGGCCACCGGGTCACGCAGCAGGCAGACAATCTTGATTTCGGGATCGAAAGCGTTCAGGCGGTCGGGGCAGCGCGGGTCGTAGAAATAGGAGGGGGAGGCCTCGAACCTGACGGGCTTGTCGGCGCCATGGGCAAAATGGCTGCGATACCACTGATAGCCACGATCGAAATAGGCGCTGAAGAAATCCAGTTCCTTCGGGTCAGACACGGCGGCGTCCGGATGGGCGCCAAGGGCAGCGTGGATGAAGGTGGAGGCACATTTCTGCGCGCCGATCCCCACCAAGGTTGGACCGATCCGCGAAGGTC
This is a stretch of genomic DNA from Phaeobacter gallaeciensis DSM 26640. It encodes these proteins:
- a CDS encoding sulfotransferase domain-containing protein, whose translation is MTDTPAAPQRDHQTNAGPSRIGPTLVGIGAQKCASTFIHAALGAHPDAAVSDPKELDFFSAYFDRGYQWYRSHFAHGADKPVRFEASPSYFYDPRCPDRLNAFDPEIKIVCLLRDPVARAYSNHLHEVIKGHIPPLPFHEGLANNPAYLEQGLYSQHLGRWLAALGRDRVLVMLAEEISADPVAAAQKVYRFAGLDDSHVSPVLHERRNESDRPRLPTLRRVLRAGGEQLRNIGLEDTLARVKSTGPVSALLRANSQNMRDVVPPLRDSDITTLRTYFADDLRQLPTLLGRDSLPWESWAAVTG